Sequence from the Saccharopolyspora pogona genome:
GCCGTCGTGGCCCTTCGAGCCGACCGTCTGGATCGTGGTGGCCGACGCCCGCAGCTCGGCGGCGAGCATCTCGTGGAACCGCCGCGCACCCTGCACGGCCGGATCGCTGCTGTGCTCGTCGACCACCGCACCCCGGCGGACCACGTTGTCCACGATCACCAGCCCGCCCGGCCTGGTAAGCACCAGTGCCCAGCGGAAGTACTCCGGAATGTTCGGCTTGTCCGCGTCGATGAAGACCAGGTCGAACGACTCCTCGACCAGCTCCGGCAGCGTGTCCAGGGCAGGGCCGACCCGCACGTCGGTGATGCCCTCCAGGCCCGCGCGGGCCAGGTTGGCGCGCGCGACCTCGCCGTGCTTCGGCTCCGCCTCCAGGGTGACCAGCCGACCGTCCGAGGGTAGCGCCCGGCCGAGCCAGATCGTGCTGTAGCCGGCGAGTGTGCCGATCTCCAGGATCCTGCGCGCCTGCACCGACCGGGCGAGCAGGTTCAGCAACTTCCCCTGCAGGGCCGACACGTTGATGTGCGGCAGCCCCGCCTCGTCGCTCGCCTGCAGGGCGGCGGTCAGCACCGGGTCCTCCGGCGTGAGCAGCGCGCCCAGGTAGTCGTCCACCGCAGCCCACTGCTGCTGTTCAGCCATGCCGACCTCCTCGTCGACGCCCGTTGCACCTGGGCAAGCCTGCGG
This genomic interval carries:
- a CDS encoding O-methyltransferase, which gives rise to MAEQQQWAAVDDYLGALLTPEDPVLTAALQASDEAGLPHINVSALQGKLLNLLARSVQARRILEIGTLAGYSTIWLGRALPSDGRLVTLEAEPKHGEVARANLARAGLEGITDVRVGPALDTLPELVEESFDLVFIDADKPNIPEYFRWALVLTRPGGLVIVDNVVRRGAVVDEHSSDPAVQGARRFHEMLAAELRASATTIQTVGSKGHDGFTLAVVLPPGE